From Mercenaria mercenaria strain notata chromosome 17, MADL_Memer_1, whole genome shotgun sequence, the proteins below share one genomic window:
- the LOC128546149 gene encoding uncharacterized protein LOC128546149, with the protein MAVSGRKLSDIHGSASLGSAEDFDKSCEPCLFVGQHVGGHGFCVECQEYLCKNCFECHKKTKATRNHQLLDKDNVGKNATTSKDSDECTEKCSVHKKEIIKFFCPTHKALGCNDCVILDHRTCNIDYIPDKCSDIGDSEEYMDIMKKLKEKVKEAEDVLKKAEVRDKEIDKCHAGIIKEILNFRKEINERLDQLQQNIQKDADKKKSDDKKVIQRVVDECANISTVIKKLQSSLQANKNARQNGQLYINIKRAECKINSYAVKKADEHLAKSDMQYSFEQNANLENMLSKRDTFGKLNLSSSLVVPSEEKIYKEKYTLTHKGLINIKTKSDKTNCYITGCAVLSSNKLVLADHRKLKVVDIRNKAVIEEKVLNFQPWDIAVMPRDHIAITNPNERAIYLMSTSGQLSEVKKIPVKDKYMGITYHQDHLYVVCQGPYSVLILDTQGNVQNTISLNNDIFNNPHYIVVSEDSRHIYISDCGSYCIVSITLQGDVSAVYKHEELSGPKGMVMLDDGSLLVCCWTGTIHHISGDLKQGQIMIDRLSYPQSICYSHHHDEVYTGCYANQLRVYSMK; encoded by the coding sequence atGGCAGTGTCGGGACGTAAATTGTCAGATATCCACGGCTCAGCTTCACTAGGTTCTGCAGAGGACTTTGACAAAAGTTGTGAACCTTGCCTTTTCGTTGGTCAGCATGTAGGAGGTCATGGATTTTGTGTGGAATGCCAGGAATATCTATGCAAAAATTGCTTTGAGTGTCACAAGAAGACAAAAGCAACACGGAATCACCAGCTTCTTGATAAAGACAACGTTGGTAAAAATGCAACTACCAGTAAAGATTCCGATGAATGCACAGAAAAATGTTCTGTgcataaaaaggaaataattaaaTTCTTCTGTCCAACACACAAAGCGCTTGGCTGTAATGACTGCGTCATCTTGGATCACAGGACATGTAACATTGACTACATACCTGACAAATGTTCAGATATAGGGGACAGTGAGGAATACATGGATATCatgaagaaattaaaagaaaaagtgaAAGAAGCAGAAGATGTTTTGAAGAAAGCTGAAGTGAGAGATAAAGAGATAGATAAATGCCATGCTGGTATTATCAAGGAAATCCTCAACTTCAGGAAGGAAATAAATGAACGCCTAGATCAACTACAGCAAAATATTCAGAAAGATGCTGACAAAAAGAAATCCGACGATAAAAAAGTAATTCAGAGAGTAGTTGATGAATGTGCCAATATTTCTACTGTAATCAAGAAATTGCAGTCAAGTCTACAAGCTAATAAAAATGCACGGCAAAACGGGCAACTTTACATCAACATTAAACGAgctgaatgcaaaataaattCATATGCAGTAAAGAAGGCAGATGAACATTTAGCAAAGTCAGATATGCAATACTCATTTGAACAAAATGCTAATCTTGAAAACATGTTGTCTAAACGCGACACATTTGGGAAGTTAAACCTCTCTTCTAGTCTGGTCGTTCCATCTGAGGagaaaatatacaaagaaaaatataccTTAACACataaaggattgataaatataaaaacaaagtcaGATAAGACTAACTGCTATATCACAGGATGTGCTGTCTTGTCCTCAAACAAACTGGTGCTGGCTGATCACAGGAAGCTTAAAGTTGTAGACATTCGGAATAAGGCTGTCATTGAAGAGAAAGTACTTAATTTTCAACCATGGGACATTGCCGTAATGCCTCGGGATCATATTGCAATAACAAATCCAAATGAGAGAGCGATATATTTAATGTCAACATCCGGTCAGTTGTCAGAAGTCAAGAAGATTCCAGTTAAAGACAAATATATGGGTATAACTTATCATCAAGATCATCTCTATGTTGTTTGCCAGGGCCCTTACAGTGTACTGATATTGGATACACAAGGTAATGTCCAGAACACAATCTCCctgaataatgacatatttaataACCCACACTATATTGTGGTAAGTGAGGATTCCAGACATATCTATATCAGTGACTGTGGTAGCTACTGTATAGTCAGTATAACATTACAAGGTGATGTATCAGCTGTATACAAACACGAGGAACTTAGTGGACCAAAGGGAATGGTGATGTTAGATGATGGATCATTGCTGGTGTGCTGCTGGACTGGTACCATTCATCATATATCAGGAGACTTGAAGCAAGGTCAGATAATGATAGATCGTCTATCATACCCACAATCTATATGCTACAGTCATCATCATGATGAAGTTTATACTGGCTGCTATGCTAATCAGCTGAGAGTGTATAGTATGAAATGA